The Novipirellula caenicola genome segment ATCGGCCCGCCGAACGCGACGTGGTCGGTCGAATCGCCATCGCAGCGCAATGTCATGTGGCGACCCGTCATCACCATTTCGAACTTGCCGTTGCCGGGAGTCCCAAAAATCGCAATGGATTGTTCGTTTCCAAATCCACCAGCGTCGTCTTCGAGTTGTTGGTAGTAACGCTGGTGCCAATCGGGATGAATGATCGATTCAAAGGTTTGCTTGATCAGGTCACGCTGCTCGTCGCTATAGAAGTCGTCGTTGATCTCGTGCTTGGTGATGTTCCAGTTGTTGGCAACGAAGGTACGCAACAAACCTCGTTTGGGATCTTGGTGATTCCAGTCGAAACAGACATCGGCACGCTGTTTTTCGCTGAGCGTTTCGTACAGTCGGCCTACCAAGGTTTCGGCAGTTGGCGTTGCTTCGGCTGTTTCTGCTGCAGAAGAAAGCAGCGGGGTGGCTGCGGCGCCCGCGATCGCAGCACCTGCGATGGCTGCGGAGCTGTGTCCCAGAAATTGACGACGGTTAACGGCGTGAGGATCGTTCATTGCGTGGTCCAAATAGGTATGGGCGAGAGAGGGGCGAAGGGCGGGCTCGAAGCCGAACTTCGCTATTATAGGGGGCGTGGACCGGCCGAGGAAAGCAAATGCGGTTAGCAAATCGCTTGAAATGCAAAACAAAAACGCCACAGAGGAAGTCAGCTTCCCCCGTGGCGTTTCGCTTGATTCTTAGTCCTTCATCAAGATGCTAGCTCTTCACTGGCTTTCGCATCTCAATTTCATACCCTTCGCGATAAGGACGTGCCAAGAAGCTGTTGGCTTCTTCGTCACCCACGATTTGCTCCTGTGAATCGTCCCACTTTAGATCGCGGCCAAAGCGAGCCGAGATGCCTGCTAGATGGCAGACGTTCAGCATTTCCATGTGCGAATGGACATCCGAAATCGGTTCTTTGCGTTCGCGAACACAGTGTAGGAAGTTGGCCCAGTGTTGTTTGCGTCCGTTGTGTTCCATCGGCAAGCCCTTGTAAACCTTGGAAATCGCGTCATCGGGCAACGGGTTGCTTGCCAAATCCTCGACGGGTTTACCGACCAATTTGCCACGATTGACAAAGATTTTGCCCTTGGTTCCCGTGATCAAGACGCCGTTATCGGTGTCGTTGCGAATGATCATTTCGGTACCGCCGGGATACTGAACGTTGAACTGGAACCCGGTTGCCGTGTTGTAACGGTCGTTTTGGACAGGGAATCCATTTTCAAATTCAACGGGGTGTTTCGCCGTCCCGCCGATCGAGAGCGGTCCTTCGGTTTGACCGTTTAACTTGAGTGCCCAGTTACAAATGTCGACGTGGTGTGCACCCCAGTCGGTCAGTTTTCCGCCCGAGTATTCGTACCACCAACGGAATTCGTAGTGACAGTTCGTATGGGCTTGTTTGCCCTGTTTGCTGTAGCGGTAATCGACCTTCGGCGCCGGGCCGAGCCAGCGGTCCCAATTCAAGTGCTCAGGCACTTCGGCGACCGGGATCTCGGGGCTCGACGGAGCACCGCCGATCGCGGCTTGAACCTGAGTGATCTTGCCGAGTCGGCCTTCGGCAACAATCGCCATCGCTTTGACGAACAAGTGGAACGTGCTTCGTTGCTGCGTGCCGACCTGCACAATTCGCCCAGTGTCTTTTTGTACCTTGCGGATCAATTTGCCTTCGTCGATGGTCAACGTCAGCGGTTTTTCGCAGTACACGTCTTTTCCTGCCAACATCGCTTCGACAAGCGGCTTGGTGTGCCAGTGGTCTGGCGTGGCAATGTGAAGGACGTCGATATCGTGGCGATCCAAAATCTCCCGATAATCTTCGTAGGTGTCGGCTTTTCCATCGGCAAAGCGTTGATTGAATTTGTCGCTGCGAGTTTTGTCGACGTCGGCGACGGCCACCACATCCAACCATTCTTTGGCAGAATCGATGTTCCCCGTGGCCATGCCCCCGGCACCAATCACGCCGATCGTCATCCGGTCGTTCTTCGATTTGGTTTCAGCCGCTTGCGATTTCGCACCGCTGAAAAAATAGGGAGCGGAAGTCGCCGCACCCACCACCGCGCTCGTTTTCAAGAATTCGCGTCGTCCATTGCTTTGAACGGTTTGCTCCGAAGAGGGGGTGCGTTTGTGACGATTCATGGGGTATTAGCCTGTCTCACTTGGTGAAATGGAAGAGTTTTGGGTGTCCCGGCAGTATATCTGAATTCAGCAACGGCGGAACAAGAATCGGACGCAATGACGCAGCCAGGACGAGGAACGGTTTGCATTGTGCCCCGAGGGCCCGATGACGGCTTCGGTAATCCGAAATTTGGCGGCATTTCCTCCAATCCAGTGGGGGAATCTCTGGCATCTGCTATCGAGAGGCTCGGCGTGATACACTTGGTGATTGACAATTCGAAAGCATTCTTTCCGTTTCTTCAACTTTTTACCGAGCCACGCGTCCATGACCTTTCAATCCCACATCCAAGCTTTGGATGCTGCGATCACCGAACGCAACGCAAAAGAAATCCGTTCTATTCTGCTTGGACTTGATTTCGTGCTGATCAATATTGACGACGAAGATGAGGGCGATGGTGACGAAGAGAGCATGGGAGCGTTGACCGCCGAGATCGAAGATGCGGACGTCTTGGTCGCCTTCAGTTCCGAAGAGAATGCGGGACTGTTTGTCGGCGAGATGGGCGATCTGTTCAGCGAGGAAGACGAAGTGCAAGGGTTCGTCGTCGACGGCGAAACGCTGCTCGAGTTCTTGCCCGAAGGGTTTGGTTTACTGATCAATCCAGAAACCGAGTTCAAACAGATCATCGATCCGGACCTTGCCGCCGAGATCCTCGAGCTGGGCGAGCCGGAATAGGGGCGAGTCCGAATAAGGGCGATCCCGAATAAGGGCGAGCCGGAAGTAGGGGCGATCCCGAGTAGAGAGCGATGCGATCGCCGGTTTACGATGTCGGTTTGGGTTTCACCAAACAGTGAAATCCCACGCACGGCTCTTCGTCTTCTCGCTCATCCGCCGCGGCTTGCAGCAGTTCTTGCACCTGTTGCAGTCGCGTGGGATTCAATGCTGCTGAAACCACACGCTGCTGACCATCGTCGCCGATCACCACCGTGGTGATCACCGCGACCGTGTCTTCGTGTTGCAGCGCCGTGATGATGTGCTCGCCCACCTGTTGTTCGGCGTTTTTGATGGTGGTGACAAATTGAGCGATCTGTTGCGAGTTCACGTCGTTGGTCACTTGGCCCGAACGCGACCGTGATTTTTCGTTGATCTGGATCTCCTCGACCGATTCGTCTTGAGACGGGGTGTCGTTGGCAGGATCGTCGTCGCTCGAGTGGTCGTCCGATGGGGAAGCGTTCATGCACCAAGTCCAATGTTGCTGTTAGGTAAGAACGAAGCGAAGTAAACGGAGCGAGGCTGATTCGCTCGGACGTTTCGCTTCGTGGGGCGTCGAAACAAGCTCA includes the following:
- a CDS encoding DUF3500 domain-containing protein; the encoded protein is MNDPHAVNRRQFLGHSSAAIAGAAIAGAAATPLLSSAAETAEATPTAETLVGRLYETLSEKQRADVCFDWNHQDPKRGLLRTFVANNWNITKHEINDDFYSDEQRDLIKQTFESIIHPDWHQRYYQQLEDDAGGFGNEQSIAIFGTPGNGKFEMVMTGRHMTLRCDGDSTDHVAFGGPIFYGHAPEFNEGANHIDNVFWDQALAANELYKMLDGRQQKEALVAKTPREQNVHFRGKQGKRTGLPVSDMSADQQAHLQTVLQKLVEMYRQSDRDEVVKCLKSQGGLEACELAFYQDHDIGNDKVWDNWRLEGPAFVWHYRGAPHVHVWVNVADDPSVKTNS
- a CDS encoding Gfo/Idh/MocA family oxidoreductase produces the protein MNRHKRTPSSEQTVQSNGRREFLKTSAVVGAATSAPYFFSGAKSQAAETKSKNDRMTIGVIGAGGMATGNIDSAKEWLDVVAVADVDKTRSDKFNQRFADGKADTYEDYREILDRHDIDVLHIATPDHWHTKPLVEAMLAGKDVYCEKPLTLTIDEGKLIRKVQKDTGRIVQVGTQQRSTFHLFVKAMAIVAEGRLGKITQVQAAIGGAPSSPEIPVAEVPEHLNWDRWLGPAPKVDYRYSKQGKQAHTNCHYEFRWWYEYSGGKLTDWGAHHVDICNWALKLNGQTEGPLSIGGTAKHPVEFENGFPVQNDRYNTATGFQFNVQYPGGTEMIIRNDTDNGVLITGTKGKIFVNRGKLVGKPVEDLASNPLPDDAISKVYKGLPMEHNGRKQHWANFLHCVRERKEPISDVHSHMEMLNVCHLAGISARFGRDLKWDDSQEQIVGDEEANSFLARPYREGYEIEMRKPVKS
- a CDS encoding SseB family protein, with protein sequence MTFQSHIQALDAAITERNAKEIRSILLGLDFVLINIDDEDEGDGDEESMGALTAEIEDADVLVAFSSEENAGLFVGEMGDLFSEEDEVQGFVVDGETLLEFLPEGFGLLINPETEFKQIIDPDLAAEILELGEPE